Proteins from one Oryza sativa Japonica Group chromosome 12, ASM3414082v1 genomic window:
- the LOC107275869 gene encoding aspartic proteinase nepenthesin-1 yields MARSMAVSTLLLLAAASLLSLQLLHPPPVASAAAVRARPKVGGYSAKSRPWVSKLVAGFLKKQLRNRGNKQQQQQLGGEAASGAAPPLVINITVGTPVAQTVSGLVDITSYFVWAQCAPCAAAAGCLPPPATAFRPNGSATFSPLPCSSDMCLPVLRETCGLAGAAANATAGARCDSYSLTYGGSAANTSGYLATDTFTFGATAVPGVVFGCSDASYGDFAGASGVIGIGRGNLSLISQLQFGKFSYQLLAPEATDDGSADSVIRFGDDAVPKTKRGRSTPLLSSTLYPDFYYVNLTGVRVDGNRLDAIPAGTFDLRANGTGGVILSSTTPVTYLEQAAYDVVRAAVASRIGLPAVNGSAALELDLCYNASSMAKVKVPKLTLVFDGGADMDLSAANYFYIDNDTGLECLTMLPSQGGSVLGTLLQTGTNMIYDVDAGRLTFETAPAAAAAVSLMTMMLVPLVASLLLF; encoded by the coding sequence ATGGCCAGGAGCATGGCCGTGTCGACGTTGCTGCTACTAGCAGCTGCTTCTCTCCTCAGCCTGCAACTACTCcacccgccgccggtggcctccgccgccgccgtccgcgccaGACCAAAGGTCGGCGGCTACTCCGCCAAAAGCCGGCCATGGGTGTCCAAGCTGGTCGCCGGATTCCTCAAGAAGCAGCTGCGCAACAGGGgcaacaagcagcagcagcagcagctcggcggcgaggcggcgtccggcgccgcgccgccgctcgtcatCAACATCACCGTCGGGACACCCGTCGCGCAGACCGTCTCCGGCCTCGTCGACATCACGAGCTATTTCGTGTGGGCGCAGtgcgcgccgtgcgccgccgccgccgggtgcctcccgccgccggcgaccgcgttCCGGCCCAACGGCTCCGCCACGTTCTCGCCGCTCCCCTGCTCCAGCGACATGTGCCTCCCCGTCCTAAGGGAGACgtgcggcctcgccggcgcggcggccaaCGCCACTGCCGGCGCTCGCTGCGACAGCTACAGCTTGACGTACGGCGGGTCGGCGGCGAACACGTCGGGCTACCTCGCCACCGACACGTTCACGTTCGGCGCGACGGCCGTGCCCGGCGTGGTGTTCGGCTGCAGCGACGCCAGCTACGGCGACTTCGCCGGCGCGTCGGGCGTCATCGGCATCGGGAGAGGCAACCTGTCCCTGATCTCGCAGCTCCAGTTCGGCAAGTTCTCGTACCAGCTGCTGGCGCCGGAAGCCACCGACGACGGCAGCGCCGACAGCGTCATCCGGTTCGGCGACGACGCCGTGCCGAAGACGAAGCGCGGCCGGTCGACGCCGCTGCTGTCGAGCACCCTGTACCCGGACTTCTACTACGTCAACCTCACCGGCGTACGCGTCGACGGCAACAGGCTGGACGCCATTCCGGCGGGGACGTTCGACCTGAGGGCCAACGGCACCGGCGGGGTGATCCTCAGCAGCACGACGCCGGTGACGTACCTCGAGCAGGCGGCGTACGACGTcgtgagggcggcggtggcgagcaggATCGGCCTGCCGGCCGTCAACGGCTCGGCGGCGCTGGAGCTCGACCTGTGCTACAACGCGTCGTCCATGGCGAAGGTGAAGGTGCCGAAGCTGACGCTGGtgttcgacggcggcgccgacatggaTCTGTCGGCGGCGAACTACTTCTACATCGACAACGACACCGGGCTGGAGTGCCTCACCATGCTGCCATCGCAGGGCGGCTCGGTGCTGGGAACGCTGCTGCAGACGGGCACCAACATGATCTACGACGTCGACGCCGGGCGGCTGACGTTCGAGactgcaccggcggcggcggcggcggtgtcgctgATGACGATGATGCTCGTGCCTCTCGTTGCCTCGCTGCTGCTGTTCTAA
- the LOC9269531 gene encoding uncharacterized protein yields MMDGPAHRQGSASLDRFQKNMEKKEKRPMGIFEAYAEARKSGKDGEDYCTDRVKDKLEAYFGVVKEKHGASPDLMK; encoded by the exons ATGATGGATGGGCCAGCACACCGTCAAGGCAGCGCTTCACTTGACCGATTCCAAAAGAACATG gagaagaaggagaagaggccAATGGGTATATTTGAGGCTTATGCAGAAGCAAGGAAGAGTGGAAAAGATGGAGAGGACTATTGTACTGACCGTGTCAAGGATAAGCTT GAAGCTTATTTTGGAGTTGTTAAGGAAAAGCATGGTGCAAGTCCTGATTTGATGAAATAA